A genomic segment from Fundulus heteroclitus isolate FHET01 chromosome 6, MU-UCD_Fhet_4.1, whole genome shotgun sequence encodes:
- the LOC105925271 gene encoding SUN domain-containing ossification factor isoform X1, with amino-acid sequence MKMTQLLWRSVSVWLCVAILFCRSLSGHVGSTEPQPEAQEHVSSQDIKAKEESWNKSPHEKNEENWGLPAQYISENGKLAGDHHHNEEQLTEEVGNVEASGPDVPAAGAQPTDDRRISYPEQISEHQQPETSASQELDSELPPPPTDSLSVVSAPYKDDPSINTIQEDVTNRHAAITSTFNGIFTQKDAPEAAAPEAADFEVLPADCGEDEDNPYDDDESSPPIVLENTSNAHTTGTKSEVVPPLSSPAVHSGKHLEANASHALKEQDSSSAVGADTDSPGGSKDPEDIPTFDEWKRKMMEVEKEKTLSTHTSNNGGSHSAKKVQKNFNNYASVECGAKLLGANPEAKSTSAILKENMDLYMLNPCSTKIWFIIELCEPIQLKQLDIANFELFSSTPKDFLVSISDRYPTNKWLKLGTFHARDERTVQSFPLDEQLYAKYVKMFTKYIKVELVSHFGSEHFCPLSLIRVFGTSMVEEYEENVYPPERADDQDDDPDYPPGSAPGEDESKNLIGSAKDAIFNMVKDIAVVLGANQEMTGNLSSQDVNITEPSQPPETTTETVTTHLSPTPDADDTQVSPDSVVPATETAAPDTSATDNCEENPPPAETEIVIPLGKDEEEPISSTIILLDKEEEVEEDKDKKAQQRWHQESLNYCSPRSSSCSCVASFQEVVQQQCSASMSEKRTCQNPDEDQTVGSMPTPSWGLPPSACPEPPPRDSKADQSKEKEPASEPQPESDTIDAEAVPPEGSTSEPNVLEPSQTPNLPTPTPTESSSTKATPVVETPELSPEDPRHEPGPEQSQDAWTEENLTEPLSSPSSSVEVKPSVSVSADDASAAPADRNPSIDPSPAEPSASVQSQEKADPAPLSSSAPPESQAEPPAGPESVPSSSEAPPTDADVVAEPEPAGGPVTDSKTEDLTEEFSDSSGGHDQMFRPSVPTNASPTSSSLLDIYAEPFNGTEQNGNQVHGSSQKESVFMRLNNRIKALEVNMSLSGRYLEQLSQRYRKQMEEMQRAFNKTIIKLQNTSRIAEEQDLRQTESIQLLQGQLENVTQLVLNLSDQVIQLQHEVSDRQNYLLLSLVLCLCLGLLLCVNHFRITLPPTTDHEPPNSKSPAYCSPQRAFSSRDEMGLKRSASYPLINSETFHFTNGEGPEMLHAEEKHSLCPVNRKRRRRKLKPPDEVETLKPCFHSAPELCNGGVGRNDGPVPANTAPLIKQLLQPAFRDSPSEGSSEGSSHSDEAYFCGITTACSRMCDGLPPVKTRAEKRALRRRRLKPSCAVVDLLHAPRRDKNDPMPVTIQDIMIRKTQHSSGPFVPIPGSV; translated from the exons ATGAAGATGACACAACTATTGTGGCGAAGTGTGTCAGTGTGGCTATGTGTAGCGATACTCTTTTG CAGGTCTCTTAGCGGCCATGTTGGATCCACTGAGCCACAGCCGGAGGCTCAGGAGCATGTGTCCTCCCAGGATATCAAGGCAAAGGAGGAGTCATGGAATAAGAGCCCACACGAGAAG AATGAGGAAAACTGGGGTCTACCTGCACAGTACATTTCAGAAAATGGGAAACTGGCTGGGGATCATCACCATAACGAAGAGCAGCTGACAGAAGAGGTGGGAAATGTGGAG GCCTCTGGACCCGATGTGCCTGCTGCAGGAGCGCAGCCGACGGATGACAGAAGAATTTCATACCCTGAGCAGATCTCTGAACATCAACAACCAGAAACATCTGCATCTCAAGAGCTGGACTCTGAACTCCCACCACCTCCCACAGACTCCCTCTCTGTTGTTTCTGCTCCGTACAAAGATGATCCCAGCATAAACACTATTCAAGAGGACGTCACAAACAGGCATGCTGCCATTACCTCTACCTTTAATGGCATTTTTACACAGAA AGATGCgcctgaagctgctgctcctGAGGCCGCTGATTTCGAAGTGCTTCCAGCTGACTGTGGAGAAGACGAGGACAACCcatatgatgatgatgaaag CAGCCCTCCAATCGTGCTGGAGAACACTTCCAACGCTCACACCACAGGTACTAAAAGCGAAGTCGTGCCCCCCCTGAGTTCCCCAGCCGTTCACAGCGGGAAGCATCTGGAAGCCAACGCGTCGCACGCGCTGAAAGAGCAG GACTCGAGCTCCGCCGTCGGCGCAGACACAGACTCCCCCGGCGGCAGCAAGGACCCCGAGGACATCCCCACTTTTGATGAGTGGAAAAGGAAGATGATGGAAGTGGAGAAAGAGAAGA CTCTCTCCACTCACACCTCTAACAATGGAGGGTCTCACTCAGCGAAGAAGGTCCAGAAGAACTTCAATAACTATGCCTCAGTAGAGTGTGGGGCCAAGTTGCTCGGTGCTAACCCAGAAGCTAAG AGCACTTCAGCCATACTCAAGGAGAACATGGACTTGTACATGTTAAACCCATGCAGCACCAAAATCTG GTTCATTATTGAGCTCTGTGAGCCCATCCAGTTGAAGCAGTTGGACATTGCTAACTTTGAGCTTTTCTCCTCCACTCCTAAAGACTTTCTCGTCTCCATCAGCGACCG ATACCCCACAAATAAGTGGCTAAAGCTGGGAACCTTTCATGCCAGGGACGAACGCACAGTTCAGAGCTTCCCATTAGACGAGCAACTTTATGCTAAATATGTGAAG ATGTTCACCAAGTACATAAAG gttgagCTGGTCTCTCACTTTGGTTCTGAACACTTCTGTCCTCTCAGCCTCATAAG GGTGTTTGGAACGAGTATGGTGGAAGAGTATGAGGAGAACGTTTATCCCCCAGAGAGAGCAGACGATCAGGACGACGATCCAG ATTATCCTCCTGGAAGTGCACCTGGTGAAGACGAGTCCAAGAATCTGATTGGATCAGCTAAAG aCGCTATTTTCAACATGGTGAAAGATATCGCTGTTGTTCTGGGGGCCAATCAGGAGATGACCG GCAACCTTTCATCTCAAGATGTGAACATAACTGAACCTTCACAACCACCTGAAACCACCACTGAAACTGTGACTACTCACCTGTCCCCTAC TCCAGACGCAGACGACACGCAGGTTTCACCTGACTCTGTCGTCCCTGCAACTGAGACGGCTGCACCAGACACATCAGCCACTGATAACTGTGAAGAAAATCCCCCCCCTGCAGAGACGGAGATTGTCATCCCGTTGGGGAAGGACGAGGAAGAACCGATCAGCTCCACAATCATTCTACTGGAcaaagaggaggaggtggaagAGGACAAAGACAAAAAGGCTCAACAGAGGTGGCATCAAGAAAGCCTGAATTACTGTTCTCCACGTTCGTCCTCCTGTTCCTGTGTGGCTTCCTTTCAGGAGGTTGTCCAGCAGCAGTGTTCAGCTTCCATGTCCGAAAAGAGGACGTGCCAAAACCCGGACGAAGATCAAACAGTCGGCTCCATGCCGACACCCTCCTGGGGCCTGCCCCCCTCTGCCTGCCCTGAGCCTCCCCCACGTGACAGCAAGGCAGATCAATCCAAGGAAAAAGAGCCGGCCTCCGAGCCGCAGCCAGAGAGCGACACGATTGATGCAGAAGCAGTACCGCCGGAGGGCTCCACGTCTGAGCCCAATGTTCTGGAGCCCAGTCAGACCCCGAAcctccccacccccacccccaccgaGTCATCTTCTACCAAAGCCACCCCAGTGGTAGAAACACCAGAGTTGTCCCCTGAGGACCCGAGGCATGAGCCAGGGCCAGAACAGAGCCAGGACGCGTGGACCGAGGAGAACCTCACGGAGCCTTTATCGTCTCCCAGCAGCTCCGTGGAAGTGAAACCCAGCGTCAGTGTCTCAGCAGATGATGCATCGGCTGCACCGGCAGACAGGAACCCCAGCATCGACCCCTCACCGGCAGAACCCAGCGCTTCTGTTCAGTCCCAGGAGAAGGCCGATCCGGCCCCGCTCTCCTCGTCTGCTCCTCCTGAAAGTCaggccgagccgcctgccgggCCCGAAAGCGTCCCGAGCTCGTCTGAGGCCCCCCCCACAGACGCGGACGTGGTTGCAGAGCCCGAGCCCGCCGGCGGCCCCGTCACAGACTCTAAAACGGAGGATCTCACCGAGGAGTTCTCCGATTCGTCGGGCGGCCACGATCAGATGTTCCGCCCCTCCGTTCCGACTAACGCTTCTCCTACGTCATCGTCTCTCCTAGACATTTACGCAGAGCCTTTTAATGGCACCGAGCAGAACGGAAACCAGGTGCACGGTTCTAGCCAGAAGGAGTCGGTGTTCATGAGGCTTAACAACCGAATCAAGGCGCTGGAGGTGAACATGTCTCTTAGTGGGCGCTACTTGGAGCAGCTTAGCCAGAG GTACCGAAAGCAGATGGAAGAGATGCAGAGAGCGTTCAACAAAACCATCATTAAGCTCCAGAACACATCCAGAATAGCAGAGGAGCAG GACCTGCGTCAGACTGAATCCATTCAGTTGCTGCAGGGTCAGCTGGAGAACGTGACTCAGCTGGTTCTGAATCTGTCTGACCAAGTCATCCAGCTGCAGCATGAG GTGTCTGACCGGCAGAATTACCTGCTGCTCTCTCTGGTGCTGTGCTTGTGTCTCGGCCTTTTGCTGTGCGTCAACCACTTCCGCATCACTCTTCCTCCGACCACAGATCACGAACCACCCAACAGCAAGAGTCCTGCCTACTGCAGTCCTCAAAG AGCCTTTTCTTCCAGAGATGAGATGGGCTTGAAAAGGAGTGCATCTTATCCTCTTATAAACTCCGAGACCTTTCACTTTACCAACGGTGAAG GCCCAGAAATGCTGCATGCCGAGGAGAAGCACAGCCTTTGTCCAGTGAACAGAAAG AGGAGACGGCGTAAGCTGAAACCTCCGGACGAGGTGGAGACGCTGAAGCCCTGTTTTCACTCTGCTCCTGAACTGTGTAACGGAGGCGTTGGACGCAACGACGGACCCGTCCCCGCCAACACCGCGCCTCTTATAAAACAGTTACTCCAGCCGGCGTTCAGAGACTCGCCGTCGGAGGGAAGCTCCGAAGGATCCTCCCATTCTGACGAAGCCTATTTC
- the LOC105925271 gene encoding SUN domain-containing ossification factor isoform X3, with protein MKMTQLLWRSVSVWLCVAILFCRSLSGHVGSTEPQPEAQEHVSSQDIKAKEESWNKSPHEKNEENWGLPAQYISENGKLAGDHHHNEEQLTEEVGNVEASGPDVPAAGAQPTDDRRISYPEQISEHQQPETSASQELDSELPPPPTDSLSVVSAPYKDDPSINTIQEDVTNRHAAITSTFNGIFTQKDAPEAAAPEAADFEVLPADCGEDEDNPYDDDESSPPIVLENTSNAHTTGTKSEVVPPLSSPAVHSGKHLEANASHALKEQDSSSAVGADTDSPGGSKDPEDIPTFDEWKRKMMEVEKEKTLSTHTSNNGGSHSAKKVQKNFNNYASVECGAKLLGANPEAKSTSAILKENMDLYMLNPCSTKIWFIIELCEPIQLKQLDIANFELFSSTPKDFLVSISDRYPTNKWLKLGTFHARDERTVQSFPLDEQLYAKYVKMFTKYIKVELVSHFGSEHFCPLSLIRVFGTSMVEEYEENVYPPERADDQDDDPDYPPGSAPGEDESKNLIGSAKDAIFNMVKDIAVVLGANQEMTGNLSSQDVNITEPSQPPETTTETVTTHLSPTPDADDTQVSPDSVVPATETAAPDTSATDNCEENPPPAETEIVIPLGKDEEEPISSTIILLDKEEEVEEDKDKKAQQRWHQESLNYCSPRSSSCSCVASFQEVVQQQCSASMSEKRTCQNPDEDQTVGSMPTPSWGLPPSACPEPPPRDSKADQSKEKEPASEPQPESDTIDAEAVPPEGSTSEPNVLEPSQTPNLPTPTPTESSSTKATPVVETPELSPEDPRHEPGPEQSQDAWTEENLTEPLSSPSSSVEVKPSVSVSADDASAAPADRNPSIDPSPAEPSASVQSQEKADPAPLSSSAPPESQAEPPAGPESVPSSSEAPPTDADVVAEPEPAGGPVTDSKTEDLTEEFSDSSGGHDQMFRPSVPTNASPTSSSLLDIYAEPFNGTEQNGNQVHGSSQKESVFMRLNNRIKALEVNMSLSGRYLEQLSQRYRKQMEEMQRAFNKTIIKLQNTSRIAEEQDLRQTESIQLLQGQLENVTQLVLNLSDQVIQLQHEVSDRQNYLLLSLVLCLCLGLLLCVNHFRITLPPTTDHEPPNSKSPAYCSPQRDEMGLKRSASYPLINSETFHFTNGEGPEMLHAEEKHSLCPVNRKRRRRKLKPPDEVETLKPCFHSAPELCNGGVGRNDGPVPANTAPLIKQLLQPAFRDSPSEGSSEGSSHSDEAYFCGITTACSRMCDGLPPVKTRAEKRALRRRRLKPSCAVVDLLHAPRRDKNDPMPVTIQDIMIRKTQHSSGPFVPIPGSV; from the exons ATGAAGATGACACAACTATTGTGGCGAAGTGTGTCAGTGTGGCTATGTGTAGCGATACTCTTTTG CAGGTCTCTTAGCGGCCATGTTGGATCCACTGAGCCACAGCCGGAGGCTCAGGAGCATGTGTCCTCCCAGGATATCAAGGCAAAGGAGGAGTCATGGAATAAGAGCCCACACGAGAAG AATGAGGAAAACTGGGGTCTACCTGCACAGTACATTTCAGAAAATGGGAAACTGGCTGGGGATCATCACCATAACGAAGAGCAGCTGACAGAAGAGGTGGGAAATGTGGAG GCCTCTGGACCCGATGTGCCTGCTGCAGGAGCGCAGCCGACGGATGACAGAAGAATTTCATACCCTGAGCAGATCTCTGAACATCAACAACCAGAAACATCTGCATCTCAAGAGCTGGACTCTGAACTCCCACCACCTCCCACAGACTCCCTCTCTGTTGTTTCTGCTCCGTACAAAGATGATCCCAGCATAAACACTATTCAAGAGGACGTCACAAACAGGCATGCTGCCATTACCTCTACCTTTAATGGCATTTTTACACAGAA AGATGCgcctgaagctgctgctcctGAGGCCGCTGATTTCGAAGTGCTTCCAGCTGACTGTGGAGAAGACGAGGACAACCcatatgatgatgatgaaag CAGCCCTCCAATCGTGCTGGAGAACACTTCCAACGCTCACACCACAGGTACTAAAAGCGAAGTCGTGCCCCCCCTGAGTTCCCCAGCCGTTCACAGCGGGAAGCATCTGGAAGCCAACGCGTCGCACGCGCTGAAAGAGCAG GACTCGAGCTCCGCCGTCGGCGCAGACACAGACTCCCCCGGCGGCAGCAAGGACCCCGAGGACATCCCCACTTTTGATGAGTGGAAAAGGAAGATGATGGAAGTGGAGAAAGAGAAGA CTCTCTCCACTCACACCTCTAACAATGGAGGGTCTCACTCAGCGAAGAAGGTCCAGAAGAACTTCAATAACTATGCCTCAGTAGAGTGTGGGGCCAAGTTGCTCGGTGCTAACCCAGAAGCTAAG AGCACTTCAGCCATACTCAAGGAGAACATGGACTTGTACATGTTAAACCCATGCAGCACCAAAATCTG GTTCATTATTGAGCTCTGTGAGCCCATCCAGTTGAAGCAGTTGGACATTGCTAACTTTGAGCTTTTCTCCTCCACTCCTAAAGACTTTCTCGTCTCCATCAGCGACCG ATACCCCACAAATAAGTGGCTAAAGCTGGGAACCTTTCATGCCAGGGACGAACGCACAGTTCAGAGCTTCCCATTAGACGAGCAACTTTATGCTAAATATGTGAAG ATGTTCACCAAGTACATAAAG gttgagCTGGTCTCTCACTTTGGTTCTGAACACTTCTGTCCTCTCAGCCTCATAAG GGTGTTTGGAACGAGTATGGTGGAAGAGTATGAGGAGAACGTTTATCCCCCAGAGAGAGCAGACGATCAGGACGACGATCCAG ATTATCCTCCTGGAAGTGCACCTGGTGAAGACGAGTCCAAGAATCTGATTGGATCAGCTAAAG aCGCTATTTTCAACATGGTGAAAGATATCGCTGTTGTTCTGGGGGCCAATCAGGAGATGACCG GCAACCTTTCATCTCAAGATGTGAACATAACTGAACCTTCACAACCACCTGAAACCACCACTGAAACTGTGACTACTCACCTGTCCCCTAC TCCAGACGCAGACGACACGCAGGTTTCACCTGACTCTGTCGTCCCTGCAACTGAGACGGCTGCACCAGACACATCAGCCACTGATAACTGTGAAGAAAATCCCCCCCCTGCAGAGACGGAGATTGTCATCCCGTTGGGGAAGGACGAGGAAGAACCGATCAGCTCCACAATCATTCTACTGGAcaaagaggaggaggtggaagAGGACAAAGACAAAAAGGCTCAACAGAGGTGGCATCAAGAAAGCCTGAATTACTGTTCTCCACGTTCGTCCTCCTGTTCCTGTGTGGCTTCCTTTCAGGAGGTTGTCCAGCAGCAGTGTTCAGCTTCCATGTCCGAAAAGAGGACGTGCCAAAACCCGGACGAAGATCAAACAGTCGGCTCCATGCCGACACCCTCCTGGGGCCTGCCCCCCTCTGCCTGCCCTGAGCCTCCCCCACGTGACAGCAAGGCAGATCAATCCAAGGAAAAAGAGCCGGCCTCCGAGCCGCAGCCAGAGAGCGACACGATTGATGCAGAAGCAGTACCGCCGGAGGGCTCCACGTCTGAGCCCAATGTTCTGGAGCCCAGTCAGACCCCGAAcctccccacccccacccccaccgaGTCATCTTCTACCAAAGCCACCCCAGTGGTAGAAACACCAGAGTTGTCCCCTGAGGACCCGAGGCATGAGCCAGGGCCAGAACAGAGCCAGGACGCGTGGACCGAGGAGAACCTCACGGAGCCTTTATCGTCTCCCAGCAGCTCCGTGGAAGTGAAACCCAGCGTCAGTGTCTCAGCAGATGATGCATCGGCTGCACCGGCAGACAGGAACCCCAGCATCGACCCCTCACCGGCAGAACCCAGCGCTTCTGTTCAGTCCCAGGAGAAGGCCGATCCGGCCCCGCTCTCCTCGTCTGCTCCTCCTGAAAGTCaggccgagccgcctgccgggCCCGAAAGCGTCCCGAGCTCGTCTGAGGCCCCCCCCACAGACGCGGACGTGGTTGCAGAGCCCGAGCCCGCCGGCGGCCCCGTCACAGACTCTAAAACGGAGGATCTCACCGAGGAGTTCTCCGATTCGTCGGGCGGCCACGATCAGATGTTCCGCCCCTCCGTTCCGACTAACGCTTCTCCTACGTCATCGTCTCTCCTAGACATTTACGCAGAGCCTTTTAATGGCACCGAGCAGAACGGAAACCAGGTGCACGGTTCTAGCCAGAAGGAGTCGGTGTTCATGAGGCTTAACAACCGAATCAAGGCGCTGGAGGTGAACATGTCTCTTAGTGGGCGCTACTTGGAGCAGCTTAGCCAGAG GTACCGAAAGCAGATGGAAGAGATGCAGAGAGCGTTCAACAAAACCATCATTAAGCTCCAGAACACATCCAGAATAGCAGAGGAGCAG GACCTGCGTCAGACTGAATCCATTCAGTTGCTGCAGGGTCAGCTGGAGAACGTGACTCAGCTGGTTCTGAATCTGTCTGACCAAGTCATCCAGCTGCAGCATGAG GTGTCTGACCGGCAGAATTACCTGCTGCTCTCTCTGGTGCTGTGCTTGTGTCTCGGCCTTTTGCTGTGCGTCAACCACTTCCGCATCACTCTTCCTCCGACCACAGATCACGAACCACCCAACAGCAAGAGTCCTGCCTACTGCAGTCCTCAAAG AGATGAGATGGGCTTGAAAAGGAGTGCATCTTATCCTCTTATAAACTCCGAGACCTTTCACTTTACCAACGGTGAAG GCCCAGAAATGCTGCATGCCGAGGAGAAGCACAGCCTTTGTCCAGTGAACAGAAAG AGGAGACGGCGTAAGCTGAAACCTCCGGACGAGGTGGAGACGCTGAAGCCCTGTTTTCACTCTGCTCCTGAACTGTGTAACGGAGGCGTTGGACGCAACGACGGACCCGTCCCCGCCAACACCGCGCCTCTTATAAAACAGTTACTCCAGCCGGCGTTCAGAGACTCGCCGTCGGAGGGAAGCTCCGAAGGATCCTCCCATTCTGACGAAGCCTATTTC